TAGGTCCTTGCTCAATATTTTTGGCATCAAATAATAAACAAGAAGAACTTTTTTCTTGTAGGTTATTACTGATGGTTACTAAATAACCATCATCTTCATCTTGAGCGCCTGTTCTAGGAGCAAAACTAACCTCGCTTATGAAAACATGGCCTTCAAAAATATACTTGCTAAAAGATTTACTTTGATGGTCATGCTTTTTAATGCCGTCAAAGGTAAAATGGCCTTTAGTCGGTATCATGCTGTAAGTGTATCTATGCTCAATCCCTGCAACATGTTGATTAATTACTCCAAATTCTATTGTTTCCTCATCAATATCTTCTTCAGTCGTGACCCCTGTTTTTAGATTAAATTTCCATCGATGAAGTCTAGGCTTTAACAAATAAAAATCTAAAAAAGCCATCATTCGCTCCAAACCTGGAGGAGCATCAACGTAATTTTCTGGCCAAGGATGTTCTTGAAAATACCCTTCCAGGATTAATTCATCACCTACTTCATATGCATTATTCCAATGCAACACATAAGTGGGCTCAGCTTCAAACCACTTTATTTCATCTGGGTTTCCGTATCTTGGGATGATCGCAAACCTTGATGGTAAGTCATGCAATCTAGTAGCATGCAAACCCTTTTTTAACATTTCCTGATCCCAAAAAAGAGGTAAGTCATTAATAATTGAATAATTTTTACTAAAAGCCATATCATGAGGAAGCCTCGGACCAGGCAATTCAACAGGAATAAAATGTTTTAGATTTTGATGCTGATCAACCACTCCATAATTTAAAAATGGGGCTTGCTTAGAGTAATTAAAAAATAATAACTCTCCCGTGGCTAAATCAACTTTTGGATGAGCTGATAAACCTCCTGCAGGGACCCATGATGCTTTGTTTTCAGTCTCCAGTGTATATGGATCTAATTGATAACCTTCTCCACATTGGTAGAAAGTTGATAGCGCTTCTCCTCCATGAACCGTAATGTCAGTAGACGAGGAATCCTTAATTCCGCCTTGAGCTCCCCAACCTGGAAGCGAGGATGATCCAGTTCTTTCCATAAGACCTGCCCACATTGATTTTCCCATTTCTTCTTCAACTAAAAAGCCTTCTGTTCGAACAAATTTATTGACATAGTTTGCCTTGCCATTATCAAAGTTAATTGAATGAATCATTCCATCACCATCAAAAGGATGAAAACGCCCAATGGGTTCATGAACCTGGTTTTCTGTATTTCTAAAGTAAGCCCCTTCTATATCCTCAGGGATATCACCTAGAGCTTGAAGATCTGTAACTTGATATTCATCATAATTAGGGACCCAAGCATCTTTAAGGTAAGGATGATCATGCGTTTTAATTGTTGATTTGATAGTATTCGTTTTTTTAATTTTCATGCTCTACTCCTCTAAGAACTCTGCTTCAAGTTCTTTTACTATAGATTCTACGCTTTCTATTTTTTTAATGAAACCAACACCTTGTCCAGCTGACCAAATATCTTTCCATGCTTTGATCTTATCTTGCGAGGAAGACACATTAAAACCATCTGGATTTGACTCAAGATTATCAGGGTCGAAATTATTTTTAATAATACTATCTTTAAGGTAATAAGCTTGGGCTCCTGTAAAAAAATTAGTCATTCTCAAATCATTACAATTTGAATTAATTACCATTGCTTTATATTCATCAACTGCATTACTTTCGGTTGCTGAGATAAACCTTGTTCCCATATAACATAGGTCTGCATTTAATAATTTAGTGGCTTTTATATGACTCCCAGTTGAAATTGAACCAGCTAAAACTATGATGCCGTCAAAAAACTCTCTAACATATGAGCTAAATGCAAAGGGCGATAAATTCCCAGTATGCCCTCCAGCTCCATGGCATATAAGGGCCATCCCATCAACTTTCATATCAGAACATCGTCGTGCAAAGTCAATATTATTTACATCAGCAATAACTATGCCTCCGTACCCATGAACTTCCTCTATCACTTTCTCTGGACTGCCGAGTGCGGTAATAATAATCTTCGGTTGAAACCGCTTGATCAACTCTAACTCCTCATCAAATCGATCATATGTCTTATGAGTAATCATATTAAAGGCCCAGGGATTAGAAGTTGAGTTATTAATTAGCCCCATCCATTGCTCAAGCTGCTCAGTAGTTCTAGCATTTGGACCAGGGAAAGATCCAATTAACCCTGAATTGCTACTAGCAATAACCAATTCGGGGCCTGAGACTAAAAACATGGGGGCAACAATAATTGGTAATCGTAATTGATCAATTAACTTATCTGTTTGCATATAAATGTTTTTAAAAGTTTTACTTAAATTTAGTACAAGTTTCAATTTATACCCACTTGTTTTTTTCTTGTCAATAAAGCTAGATCATGCATATAATTGAAGAATGGAAAAACGCGTATATATTTTAGGGGGCTATCAATCTGACTTTGCCCAAAATTGGCATAGAAATAAATTAGATCTTTTAGATGTATTCCAACAAACGATTCATCAAGGATTAACATCTGTTGATTTAGAGCCAAAAGATATTGATGTTGCCCATGTAGGCAATTTCACTGCTGAATTATTTTGCAACCAAGGTCATTTAGGTGGTTTTTTTGTTTCTTCGCACCCAGATTTTTTTGGACTACCTTCCTCAAGACATGAGGCAGCCTGTGCGTCAGGCAGTATTGCAACTCTTGCAGCATGTGCAGAAATTGAATCAGGTAGATACGAGCTAGCTGCAGTGTTAGGAATTGAACAAATGCGGAATGTTCCAGGAGAACAGGCAGCTCAAAATATTGGAGGCCCTGCCATGCGATCAGGTTTTGAATGCCAAGGCGTTCAATATCCTTGGCCACATATGTTCAGCGAACTTACCAATGAATATGATAAAAGATATGGAATCAATGAAGATCATCTATCGAAAATTTCAGAATTAAACTTTAGCAATGCTAAAAAAAACCCTAACTCACAAACTAGAGGATGGACTTTTGAATCAGATACTTTTACTAGATTGGATTCTGCAAACCCAGTTATTGAGGGGAGAACAAGGAAGATGGACTGCGGTCAAGTCACTGATGGAGCTGCGATTATCTTTCTAGCAAGTGAGAAAAAAGCCAGAGAGTATGCGGAAGCTAGATCAATCAAGCTTGATTCAATTCCATTCATTAAAGGTTGGGGGCATCAAACAGGTCCAATTACATATCAAGAAAAAATTGATTTTAGTAAAAATAAAGATTATGTCTTTCCGCATGTTAAAAAGGCAATTGATGATGCCTTCTCGAGAGCAAACATGAGGGGAGTTAGTGATATTGACGGCATTGAGACTCATGACTGTTTCACTTCAACAGAATACATGGCCATAGATCATTTTGGTATCACAAAACCAGGTGAAAGCTGGAAAGCAATTGAGTCTGGTGATATTGAAATTGGTGGGAAAATTCCAATTAATGCAAGTGGAGGATTAATTGGTTTAGGTCATCCAGTCGGTGCAACAGGCGTTAGAATGCTTCTGGATTGTTATAAACAATGCACTAATAGTGCTGGGGAATATCAAATCGAGAACGCAAAAAATATTTCTACACTCAATATTGGTGGAAGCGCAACGACAGTGGTAAGTTTTGTGGTTGGATCCAACTAATTAAAAAGATCCTTTAGCTCGCGCCTGATAACTTTTCCAACTGGATTTTTTGGCAATGTATTTACAGTTCTTAAGTCCTCTGGCATTTTAAACTTAGCAATCTTCTTGTCTGTTAAAAATTCTATGATCTCATTCAAAGTTATCGTTTCACCCTCAGCAAGAACTGCAACTACGCCCACTTTCTCTCCCAAAATCTCATCATCATAGCCAGTCACAGCAACCTCTAACATTTTTGGATGAGAGCTAAGAAGGTTATCAAGTTCCTCTGGAGAAATATTCATTCCTCCTCGAATAATAAGATCCTTACATCTCCCGCAAAATTTGTAATATTTTTTTTGAGTATCCTGAGGTGAAATTTCAAATAAATCACCGGTTTTAAAAAAACCATCCTCATCAAATACTTCAGCATTTGCTTCAGGTGCATTCCAGTAACCATCAAATACAGTTGCTCCAGATATTAATAATTCTCCAGGTTTTTCTGGCTCATGGATTTCTTCATTGGTCTCGACATCCACTAGTTTAGTTTTAATAATTTTTGAGACTGGATTGCTCCAATCAAGACCCTTTACCCCGAAACGTGGAAAATATTGAGCTCGTAAATGAGGATCATCAATTTCATTTCGAGAGCTCAGCAATGTTGCACCCTCGTTTGATCCAAAAATATTTTGAACAGTTAAGTTATATTTATTTTGAAAAGTTTCAACCATCCATTCAGATAATGGGGCTCCACCACAACCAATACATCTCAAGCTGCTCAAATCATTTTGATCAAGAATGACTGGATTATTCAAAAGCATATTCATTATTGCCGGAGGAGCAATTGTATATTTAACATTTTCAGTAGAAATTTGATCAAGGAAAGTGTTTAAGTCAAATGGATGGTGTTGAACAAGCTTCCCCTTACAGAGCAGCCAATTAAATAAAAATCCTCCGATACTTGCCATATTAATCATAGGAAATGGATTCAATAAAGTATCTCCCTCCTTGGTTTCTGATACGAAAGCAGCAGCTTTAGCCATTGGCAGCCAAAGATTATGACTTCGCGGAACTCCTTTAGGTGTTCCGGTGGTTCCAGAAGTCCAGCAAATTGTAAAAATATCATTGGCTGAACAAGGATTTTCATTGGTATAAGACTGCTGGAGTTCGTGTGAGTTACTATCAGGGTAAGAATTATCAATATTAAGAAAGGAATTAACCTTACCTAAAGAAAACTTTTTTTCACCTTTTACAAATATCGAAGAGAATTTTTCAGCGTGAGCATTTCCATTAAAAGATTGAATAGTAATATAAGCTTGAGGTGATACCTCTTCAATAATAGCTTCAATCTCATAAGCGCCATATTGCATTGGAATTGGTGAAGAGATTACGCCAAGTTTTGACAAAGCCAAATAAACCATTGGCAACTCCACAACATTTGGGAGCTGTATTATTGCAATGTCATCTTTCCTTAGACCTTGTTCAAAAAATATACTTGCATATCTTTCAACGGTTTCGTTAACTTCTTGAAAAGTGAGTCTTTTTGGAGCATCACCAGTAATTGTTTGCCGATTTTTTGGATCTACTAAGGCCTCTTGAGCACTGCATTTGTCTAGAGCATCGAGAAAAAGAGAATACAAAGTATCATCTCCCCACCATCCTTGACGGGTAAAGTCCTCAATTCTGTTTTGATTAGTAAGTATCATTTTAAATTTAGTTCGATAATTTATTTTTGATTTTAACTTATTATAATTACTACAATAAATTTTTAACCCATAAGTAAAAAAATTATTTCAATTACTATTCATTTGGTATGATTATTTTATGGATAAAAACTCTAAATTCACAAAAAGTTTGCACTGGACAACAATTGCTAGTGAAAAACTGCTCTTAGCCATAATTGGGATAGCAACCTGTATTGCTTCTGCTATGTATATTTTTGATATGGTAGTAGCTCAGGAAATTACATTGCCTGATCTTTTTATGCTATTTATATATGTAGAAATCATTGGTATGGTGGGAGCCTTTTATAGCACAAATAGAATCCCGGTTACCCTTCCAATTATTATTGCCATTACTGCTCTGTGTAGATTGATAGTGATGCAAAGCAAAGAAATGGAAGCTTTAGTTGTCTTAGGTGAAGCTGGGGCTATATTAGTATTGTCAATTGCAGCATTTGTCATGAGTCTTAAGGATAAAATTAGCCTGGAGAAGATTAAAGATCTCAGAGACTCTGTCTCTAGTGACTAATAGATGCTAATTCTTTTGCCAGAAGTAAATGACTTACTTCTGGTCTAATCAATGAAAATTTATACATTTAACCAACGAATAGAGAATTTATTTAAATCATATTTTTCTGATTTCCAAAATATCAAAATCAATTTTCAGGATCATGAGATAAAAATTCAGGTCATCGATGATGATAATTTTGATTCTGCATCATTGGAAATAAAAGAGGATACTTACTTATATATAATTACTTTCTGGGATGGTTATTCGCAATTAGAAATAATAGAGTCTTCAAATGAAAGAGATGCTGCTAAAAATATAAAGAGATTTATGAAAAAAATGATAAAAATCCTGAATAGATGAAAGACACGATCAAAGAATTTTTTAAAAAAATATTAGAGGAAAAACGCAATAAGTTATCAACTAAAGCCCTTGAACGAGCCAGTAATATTAGCAAGCCAAGGGCTGGCACACCTCATGATTGGGAAGACTATGAAAACTATCTTGAGGAGTTACGTAAAAAAAATAAATAGGTGATTTTTAAAACAAAGTTATGTCTTTGATCGCTAAATCAACTTTAAAGTCTCGCCCATAACCGGCAATACTTAAGTCTTTTATATTTTTTGCCTTCAAAGATGCAGCTGTAAAACCGGTGGCTAATTTTAAATCGCTAAAAAAGATTTCGTATTGTTGCCAACTATCATTTACTTCAAATGATTTACTGAAATAAGACCATGGTGGTATTTTGAGACCCTTGAGGGTGACATGAATTTCATACGTTTCATTGTTGCCCTTAGCTTTAAATTTAATTCCTTGGACTTCATTGCTTAAAAGTTTGATTGAGTTAGAGAGCCTTACAAAGCCGCCATTGTTTTCAGTGGATACATTCCCAGACATATAAAAGACTCCATCTTCATGTTGGATAATAAGATCTGAGACGCCTCCCATCACCTGATCAGTGACACCTCTCCAAGTATTTGGATCACTTAATGGTTGTGAAAAAGCATTCAATGAAAAAATAATTAATAGAAGTGTTCTTAGCATTTAAGGGAAGAATATTTAATTTTCTTTATTTTACCCCGAAAATTTATATCTAAAAAAATTGAGTTTCCCTCATTAGGTTTAACTTTAGTGTATTTTTGTATAGCCTAGGTAATTAAGGGGTAAAAAATTATGCGTAAAACATTTATATCAATCAGCCTACTGTTTTCAATATTAGTAATGGGGGGTGGTCTTACTCAAGAAAGTTATTGGGATATTCAGTCCGTTTCAAATCCACTTATTAGCCCAGATGGAACATATGTAATTTTTACAAAAAAATTTATTGATAAAAAAAATGATAAGCGCATAACTGAACATTGGATTATGAACAAAGATGGTTCTAACAAGAGGTTTTTTGTAGAGGGTTCTAATCTTAAGTGGTCCCCCGGAAGTAAAAAAATTGCTTATGTAAAGGAGGATGAGAACGACACATCTCAAATATATGTTAAAAATTTAATTAATGAATCTGAATCAAAAATTACTAATTTTGGTCACAATGTAAAAGACTTTTCATGTTCACCAAACGGAGAATTTTTTTCTTTCTCAGCTTTTCAGGAATATGAAGATAATTGGATCATTGATATACCTGGGAAAGTTGATGGCGAGGAATATGAGTGGACGGAAGAACCAACTGTTGTAACAACCATGCATTGGCGTGCAGATAGAATTGGAGAATTAGAAAGCGGTGAAAATCATTTATTTTTGGTTGATTCTAGTGGCGGCGCTGCAATTAAGGTCTCAGACTGGGGTTTAGACTATATAGATGATTTGCACTGGCTAAATAATTCTCAAATATTATTTACAGGCAACAATTCCCTCGATGATTTACAAACACCATGGAAGCAGACTTCAGTCTTTCTGTTAAATGTTCAAAATAAAAAACTTGAAAAAATTTCTGATCAAAAAGGCGTATTTATGAAGCCCAAGGCATCTATTGATGGAAAGAAAATTGCTTTTATAGGTCATCCATCTAAAGATTATTCTTCAGTGGCTCATGATGTGTATGTTCACGATATAAGTTCCGGAAAAAATAAACAATCTACAAAAAATATAAGTTCATCGCCTAAAAATTTATTTTGGCTGCCAGGAAATCAACTGGTTTTTGATTTAGATGCAAGAGGCTCATCAAAAGTAATGAAA
Above is a window of SAR86 cluster bacterium DNA encoding:
- a CDS encoding carotenoid oxygenase family protein translates to MKIKKTNTIKSTIKTHDHPYLKDAWVPNYDEYQVTDLQALGDIPEDIEGAYFRNTENQVHEPIGRFHPFDGDGMIHSINFDNGKANYVNKFVRTEGFLVEEEMGKSMWAGLMERTGSSSLPGWGAQGGIKDSSSTDITVHGGEALSTFYQCGEGYQLDPYTLETENKASWVPAGGLSAHPKVDLATGELLFFNYSKQAPFLNYGVVDQHQNLKHFIPVELPGPRLPHDMAFSKNYSIINDLPLFWDQEMLKKGLHATRLHDLPSRFAIIPRYGNPDEIKWFEAEPTYVLHWNNAYEVGDELILEGYFQEHPWPENYVDAPPGLERMMAFLDFYLLKPRLHRWKFNLKTGVTTEEDIDEETIEFGVINQHVAGIEHRYTYSMIPTKGHFTFDGIKKHDHQSKSFSKYIFEGHVFISEVSFAPRTGAQDEDDGYLVTISNNLQEKSSSCLLFDAKNIEQGPICDIPLPHQICSGTHATWAQKSDLKK
- a CDS encoding nitronate monooxygenase — its product is MQTDKLIDQLRLPIIVAPMFLVSGPELVIASSNSGLIGSFPGPNARTTEQLEQWMGLINNSTSNPWAFNMITHKTYDRFDEELELIKRFQPKIIITALGSPEKVIEEVHGYGGIVIADVNNIDFARRCSDMKVDGMALICHGAGGHTGNLSPFAFSSYVREFFDGIIVLAGSISTGSHIKATKLLNADLCYMGTRFISATESNAVDEYKAMVINSNCNDLRMTNFFTGAQAYYLKDSIIKNNFDPDNLESNPDGFNVSSSQDKIKAWKDIWSAGQGVGFIKKIESVESIVKELEAEFLEE
- a CDS encoding acetyl-CoA acetyltransferase, which translates into the protein MEKRVYILGGYQSDFAQNWHRNKLDLLDVFQQTIHQGLTSVDLEPKDIDVAHVGNFTAELFCNQGHLGGFFVSSHPDFFGLPSSRHEAACASGSIATLAACAEIESGRYELAAVLGIEQMRNVPGEQAAQNIGGPAMRSGFECQGVQYPWPHMFSELTNEYDKRYGINEDHLSKISELNFSNAKKNPNSQTRGWTFESDTFTRLDSANPVIEGRTRKMDCGQVTDGAAIIFLASEKKAREYAEARSIKLDSIPFIKGWGHQTGPITYQEKIDFSKNKDYVFPHVKKAIDDAFSRANMRGVSDIDGIETHDCFTSTEYMAIDHFGITKPGESWKAIESGDIEIGGKIPINASGGLIGLGHPVGATGVRMLLDCYKQCTNSAGEYQIENAKNISTLNIGGSATTVVSFVVGSN
- a CDS encoding class I adenylate-forming enzyme family protein, producing MILTNQNRIEDFTRQGWWGDDTLYSLFLDALDKCSAQEALVDPKNRQTITGDAPKRLTFQEVNETVERYASIFFEQGLRKDDIAIIQLPNVVELPMVYLALSKLGVISSPIPMQYGAYEIEAIIEEVSPQAYITIQSFNGNAHAEKFSSIFVKGEKKFSLGKVNSFLNIDNSYPDSNSHELQQSYTNENPCSANDIFTICWTSGTTGTPKGVPRSHNLWLPMAKAAAFVSETKEGDTLLNPFPMINMASIGGFLFNWLLCKGKLVQHHPFDLNTFLDQISTENVKYTIAPPAIMNMLLNNPVILDQNDLSSLRCIGCGGAPLSEWMVETFQNKYNLTVQNIFGSNEGATLLSSRNEIDDPHLRAQYFPRFGVKGLDWSNPVSKIIKTKLVDVETNEEIHEPEKPGELLISGATVFDGYWNAPEANAEVFDEDGFFKTGDLFEISPQDTQKKYYKFCGRCKDLIIRGGMNISPEELDNLLSSHPKMLEVAVTGYDDEILGEKVGVVAVLAEGETITLNEIIEFLTDKKIAKFKMPEDLRTVNTLPKNPVGKVIRRELKDLFN
- a CDS encoding phosphate-starvation-inducible PsiE family protein, with product MDKNSKFTKSLHWTTIASEKLLLAIIGIATCIASAMYIFDMVVAQEITLPDLFMLFIYVEIIGMVGAFYSTNRIPVTLPIIIAITALCRLIVMQSKEMEALVVLGEAGAILVLSIAAFVMSLKDKISLEKIKDLRDSVSSD
- a CDS encoding CIA30 family protein encodes the protein MLRTLLLIIFSLNAFSQPLSDPNTWRGVTDQVMGGVSDLIIQHEDGVFYMSGNVSTENNGGFVRLSNSIKLLSNEVQGIKFKAKGNNETYEIHVTLKGLKIPPWSYFSKSFEVNDSWQQYEIFFSDLKLATGFTAASLKAKNIKDLSIAGYGRDFKVDLAIKDITLF
- a CDS encoding S9 family peptidase, which gives rise to MRKTFISISLLFSILVMGGGLTQESYWDIQSVSNPLISPDGTYVIFTKKFIDKKNDKRITEHWIMNKDGSNKRFFVEGSNLKWSPGSKKIAYVKEDENDTSQIYVKNLINESESKITNFGHNVKDFSCSPNGEFFSFSAFQEYEDNWIIDIPGKVDGEEYEWTEEPTVVTTMHWRADRIGELESGENHLFLVDSSGGAAIKVSDWGLDYIDDLHWLNNSQILFTGNNSLDDLQTPWKQTSVFLLNVQNKKLEKISDQKGVFMKPKASIDGKKIAFIGHPSKDYSSVAHDVYVHDISSGKNKQSTKNISSSPKNLFWLPGNQLVFDLDARGSSKVMKLDIDNLNLTEVISGFTDQFFLSSVHKDILYGTHATPNRPGEIASIMNSRLTRLTEFNELILGEYNLGKTHEVNYQAPDGTPIQGWYITPPDFDENKTYPLILIIHGGPHAMYRPAFNYSWHQFASDGYVVLFTNPRGSTGYGTEFANVIDNDYPGAGDLSDLLAGVDYITDKGIIDTSRMYVQGCSGGGVLTAWVVGHDDRFAAAASLCPVTNWISMVGTTDIPAWTFEWFDKPFWEDPLNWLDRSPIMRTGFINTPTLFMTGVLDIRTPMPQTEEMYVALKEAGVDTALIRMNEEWHGTSSKPSNWFRTYGYLTEWYERYKK